The following coding sequences are from one Paenibacillus sp. FSL R5-0912 window:
- the hisG gene encoding ATP phosphoribosyltransferase: MAQILKVAMPKGRIYNKAAELFRKAGLPIPPDGEESRKLVISLPEAGMEFILAKPVDVPTYVEYGVADIGIVGKDVLLEENRDVYELLDLGIARCRMSIIGLPNWQPGIQQRVATKYPNVASRYFREQGQQVEVVKLNGSIELAPLIGLADRIVDMVETGQTLKDNGLVEMTSIFEITSRLVANRVSYRMKNEEIQQLCDRLQAVIAGPELQIK, translated from the coding sequence ATGGCACAGATTCTTAAGGTAGCCATGCCGAAAGGCCGGATTTACAACAAAGCGGCAGAACTGTTCCGCAAGGCGGGACTGCCGATTCCTCCGGACGGGGAAGAATCACGCAAGCTGGTGATTTCACTGCCGGAAGCCGGAATGGAGTTTATTCTCGCCAAGCCGGTAGATGTGCCTACATATGTAGAGTATGGTGTAGCGGATATCGGTATCGTCGGCAAAGATGTACTGCTGGAAGAAAACCGTGATGTGTACGAGCTGCTTGATCTGGGGATTGCCCGCTGCCGGATGTCGATTATCGGACTCCCGAACTGGCAGCCTGGCATCCAGCAGCGGGTAGCGACCAAATATCCAAATGTGGCCTCACGGTACTTCCGCGAGCAGGGCCAGCAGGTTGAGGTTGTGAAGCTGAACGGCTCGATCGAGCTGGCGCCGCTGATTGGACTGGCTGACCGGATCGTGGATATGGTGGAGACTGGCCAGACCCTGAAGGATAACGGGCTGGTGGAAATGACCAGTATCTTCGAAATTACCAGCCGCCTGGTGGCTAACCGGGTAAGCTACCGGATGAAGAATGAGGAAATCCAGCAGCTGTGTGACCGCCTGCAGGCCGTGATTGCAGGACCGGAGCTGCAGATTAAGTAA
- the hisD gene encoding histidinol dehydrogenase → MKVQSSKEFKLQREVEYGTPEQNKAVREIVAGIKQEGDAALLRYTERFDGAVLTPAELRVTQEELEAAYGRVEESFVTAIRAAAVNIRAFHARQKRNSWMDLQPDGTILGQIIRPLKRVGVYVPGGKAAYPSSVLMNVIPAQIAGVPEIVMVTPPSTGGGGGIDPYILVAAAEAGVNEIYRVGGAQAIAALAFGTESIVPVDKICGPGNIYVALAKREVYGAVDIDSIAGPSEIVVLADDTAEAAYVAADLLSQAEHDEMASAILVTPSQRLAEAVAAEVERQLQTLPREAIARASVENYGAIIVVESLEEGISIVNRLAPEHLEIVVADPMALTGAIENAGAIFLGPYSSEPVGDYFAGPNHIIPTNGTARFSSPVDVDDFIKKSSLIYYSKEALLRDGAAIMELARREGLEGHARAIEIRLENEAKGGDGNGEQ, encoded by the coding sequence GTGAAGGTCCAGTCCAGTAAGGAGTTTAAGCTGCAGCGTGAAGTAGAATACGGCACGCCGGAGCAGAACAAGGCCGTACGTGAAATCGTGGCCGGTATCAAACAGGAAGGTGACGCGGCATTGCTTCGGTATACGGAGCGATTCGACGGCGCAGTGCTGACGCCTGCGGAGCTGCGGGTTACGCAGGAGGAGCTAGAGGCAGCCTATGGCCGGGTAGAGGAGTCCTTCGTGACGGCAATCCGGGCAGCTGCCGTCAATATCCGTGCGTTCCATGCGCGGCAGAAGCGCAATTCCTGGATGGATCTGCAGCCGGACGGCACGATCCTCGGACAGATCATCCGCCCGCTGAAGCGGGTGGGCGTCTATGTTCCCGGGGGTAAGGCAGCGTATCCGTCCTCAGTGCTGATGAACGTTATTCCGGCACAGATCGCCGGCGTGCCGGAGATCGTGATGGTTACACCGCCTTCGACGGGCGGCGGGGGCGGCATCGATCCCTATATTCTCGTTGCCGCCGCTGAAGCGGGCGTAAACGAGATATACCGCGTAGGCGGCGCGCAGGCGATCGCCGCCCTGGCCTTCGGCACGGAATCCATCGTGCCGGTTGACAAGATCTGCGGGCCAGGGAACATCTACGTGGCCCTGGCCAAACGCGAGGTCTACGGCGCTGTCGATATCGACAGCATCGCCGGACCGAGCGAGATCGTCGTGCTCGCCGACGATACCGCCGAGGCCGCCTACGTCGCGGCCGACCTGCTCTCGCAGGCCGAGCACGACGAGATGGCCTCGGCAATCCTTGTGACGCCGTCGCAGCGTCTCGCGGAGGCCGTTGCTGCCGAAGTAGAACGGCAGCTGCAGACGTTGCCGCGCGAAGCTATCGCGCGGGCCTCGGTAGAGAACTACGGCGCGATTATCGTTGTGGAATCGCTCGAAGAGGGCATCTCCATTGTGAACCGGCTGGCGCCGGAGCATCTGGAGATTGTAGTGGCGGACCCGATGGCACTGACCGGCGCGATTGAGAACGCCGGGGCAATCTTCCTGGGTCCGTACAGCTCGGAGCCGGTCGGCGATTACTTCGCCGGACCGAACCATATTATACCGACCAACGGCACAGCAAGGTTCTCCTCGCCTGTGGACGTGGATGATTTCATTAAGAAATCCAGCCTGATCTATTACAGCAAGGAAGCACTGCTGCGGGACGGGGCGGCGATTATGGAGCTCGCCCGGCGTGAGGGCCTGGAAGGCCATGCCCGCGCAATAGAAATCCGGCTGGAGAACGAAGCGAAAGGTGGAGACGGAAATGGAGAACAATAA
- the hisB gene encoding imidazoleglycerol-phosphate dehydratase HisB: protein MENNNKEAALRKAGLSRTTNETDIALTFGVDGSGVSELETDVPFLNHMLDLFTKHGQFDLSVQARGDIDIDDHHTVEDIGICLGQALREALGDKKGIKRYASVFVPMDEALAQVVIDISNRPHFEYRATYPSQQVGSFSTELVHEFLWKFALEARITLHVIVHYGSNTHHMIEAVFKALGRALDEATQVDPRVKGVPSTKGVL, encoded by the coding sequence ATGGAGAACAATAATAAGGAAGCGGCGCTGCGCAAGGCCGGACTTAGCCGTACAACTAACGAAACGGACATCGCGTTGACCTTTGGCGTGGACGGCAGCGGAGTTTCCGAACTGGAGACCGATGTGCCTTTTCTGAATCATATGCTGGATCTATTCACCAAGCATGGACAGTTTGATCTGAGCGTGCAGGCGCGGGGCGACATCGATATCGATGATCACCACACAGTCGAGGATATCGGTATCTGTCTGGGACAGGCGCTGCGGGAAGCGCTTGGCGACAAAAAAGGCATCAAGCGTTATGCGAGTGTCTTCGTCCCTATGGATGAGGCACTGGCTCAGGTAGTGATTGATATCAGCAACCGGCCGCATTTTGAATACCGGGCAACGTATCCTTCACAACAGGTAGGCAGCTTCTCTACGGAGCTGGTTCACGAATTCCTCTGGAAGTTTGCGCTGGAAGCAAGAATTACGCTGCATGTCATTGTACATTACGGCTCCAATACCCATCACATGATTGAAGCGGTCTTCAAGGCACTGGGACGGGCGCTGGATGAAGCGACACAAGTGGACCCCCGGGTGAAGGGTGTGCCTTCGACGAAGGGAGTGCTGTAG
- the hisH gene encoding imidazole glycerol phosphate synthase subunit HisH produces MTVAIVDYGMGNLHSVSKAVERLGYTSLVTADAGEILAADSVILPGVGAFGDAMEHLRASGMDVVVKAAAEAGQPLLGICLGMQLLFSSSEEHGEHKGLDLLPGSVVRFAPRDGYKVPHMGWNKLGFLQPASPLLTGLEEGHVYFVHSYHVQAAADSDLLAVTDYGHPVTAVVGRNNVYGMQFHPEKSGELGIKLLGNFLRLGREQA; encoded by the coding sequence ATGACCGTTGCAATCGTCGATTACGGCATGGGCAACCTGCACAGTGTCAGCAAGGCGGTGGAACGCCTGGGGTATACGAGTCTGGTGACAGCAGATGCCGGTGAGATTCTGGCGGCAGACAGCGTGATCCTGCCGGGTGTCGGTGCATTCGGCGATGCGATGGAGCATCTGCGGGCGAGCGGAATGGATGTTGTAGTTAAGGCTGCAGCTGAAGCGGGACAGCCGCTGCTGGGCATATGCCTCGGTATGCAGCTGCTGTTCAGCAGCAGCGAGGAGCATGGCGAGCATAAGGGGCTGGATCTTCTGCCGGGCTCGGTGGTACGCTTCGCACCCCGTGACGGCTACAAGGTGCCGCATATGGGCTGGAACAAGCTGGGCTTCCTCCAGCCGGCGAGTCCGCTTCTGACCGGCCTTGAAGAAGGGCATGTCTACTTCGTCCATTCCTATCATGTGCAGGCCGCTGCCGACAGCGACCTGCTGGCGGTCACGGATTATGGTCATCCGGTTACGGCGGTGGTAGGACGGAACAATGTGTATGGTATGCAGTTTCACCCGGAGAAAAGCGGCGAGCTTGGCATCAAGCTGCTGGGGAATTTCCTGCGGCTTGGAAGAGAGCAGGCGTGA
- the hisA gene encoding 1-(5-phosphoribosyl)-5-[(5-phosphoribosylamino)methylideneamino]imidazole-4-carboxamide isomerase has translation MSSFIVYPAIDIRDGKCVRLQQGDYSQETIYNDSPVQVAKSWEEQGGRFIHLVDLDGAKAGHPVNDAIIGAIAKNANVPVQVGGGLRTLADVEKLLGLGISRVIIGTAAINDYAFTEAVLAKYGDKVAIGIDARNGYVATHGWLNTSEVRAEDLAKELAAKGAETFIYTDISRDGMMQGPNVEGILSMAGASGKTVIASGGVTSLDDLLRLSVHSGSGIGGAIVGKALYTGNIDLPEALQALGKA, from the coding sequence ATGTCTTCTTTTATCGTATATCCGGCGATTGATATCCGGGACGGCAAATGTGTCCGGTTGCAGCAGGGGGATTACAGCCAGGAAACCATTTATAACGACAGTCCCGTTCAGGTGGCTAAGTCTTGGGAAGAGCAGGGCGGACGGTTTATCCATCTTGTCGATCTGGACGGCGCCAAGGCAGGGCATCCTGTTAATGATGCCATCATCGGAGCCATTGCCAAGAATGCCAATGTTCCGGTTCAGGTCGGCGGCGGTCTCCGCACGCTTGCGGATGTGGAGAAGCTGCTGGGTCTTGGCATCAGCCGGGTCATTATTGGAACGGCGGCGATCAATGATTATGCTTTTACAGAGGCGGTTCTCGCGAAGTATGGTGATAAGGTAGCGATCGGTATTGACGCCCGTAACGGCTATGTGGCTACGCATGGGTGGTTGAATACCTCCGAGGTGCGCGCCGAGGATCTGGCTAAGGAGCTGGCAGCCAAGGGTGCAGAGACCTTCATCTACACGGACATCTCCCGTGATGGGATGATGCAGGGGCCGAATGTGGAGGGTATACTGTCCATGGCCGGGGCGAGCGGCAAAACCGTAATCGCCTCCGGTGGTGTAACCAGTCTGGATGATCTGCTGCGTCTGAGCGTACATAGCGGTAGCGGGATCGGTGGAGCGATTGTCGGCAAGGCGCTCTACACCGGCAATATTGATCTGCCTGAAGCCCTGCAGGCGCTGGGTAAGGCGTAG
- the hisF gene encoding imidazole glycerol phosphate synthase subunit HisF has product MLAKRIIPCLDVKDGRVVKGVNFVNLRDAGDPVELAALYDSEGADELVFLDISASVEGRATMVEVVRQTAGEIAIPFTVGGGISTPEDMKRILRAGADKIGINTAAVNNPQLILEGARHFGSQCIVVAMDAKYNEAWGEWEVYTHGGRTPTGIRALTWAKEAERLGAGEILLTSMDADGTKDGFDLKLTAAVSDLLSIPVIASGGAGRMDHFYDVFTAGKADAGLAATIFHYKEIAIHDLKADLKQRGVEIR; this is encoded by the coding sequence ATGTTAGCCAAACGGATTATCCCCTGTCTGGATGTGAAGGACGGGCGGGTGGTAAAAGGCGTTAATTTTGTAAATCTGCGCGATGCCGGAGATCCGGTGGAGCTGGCGGCTTTATATGATAGCGAAGGTGCAGATGAGCTGGTATTTCTGGATATCTCCGCGTCGGTGGAAGGCCGGGCGACTATGGTCGAGGTCGTGCGGCAGACTGCCGGGGAGATTGCTATTCCATTCACGGTGGGCGGCGGGATTTCGACACCTGAGGACATGAAGCGGATCCTGCGTGCTGGTGCAGACAAGATCGGCATTAATACGGCAGCTGTCAATAATCCGCAGCTGATTCTTGAAGGCGCCCGCCACTTCGGCTCCCAATGCATTGTGGTGGCGATGGATGCCAAATATAATGAGGCTTGGGGCGAGTGGGAAGTGTACACTCACGGTGGACGTACGCCAACCGGTATCCGGGCGCTTACCTGGGCCAAGGAAGCTGAACGGCTGGGAGCGGGCGAAATCCTGCTTACGAGCATGGACGCCGACGGCACGAAGGACGGCTTCGATCTGAAGCTGACGGCAGCAGTCAGCGATCTGCTGAGCATTCCTGTAATTGCCTCCGGCGGTGCGGGAAGAATGGATCATTTCTATGATGTATTTACCGCAGGCAAGGCAGATGCCGGACTTGCGGCAACGATTTTTCACTATAAAGAGATTGCTATTCATGATTTGAAGGCTGATCTGAAGCAAAGAGGGGTAGAGATCCGATGA
- the hisIE gene encoding bifunctional phosphoribosyl-AMP cyclohydrolase/phosphoribosyl-ATP diphosphatase HisIE has translation MSEDKKDIAQIQQEALSGIRWNEAGLLPAVVQDARTLEVLMFAYMNPESLRLSLESGQTWFWSRSRSELWHKGGTSGNTQAITSIHYDCDSDTLLVKVVPEGPACHTGENSCFFREIPLDSPATAEAAGGTVNSAAAGDDRFAVLGELERVIAEREVNRPEGAYTTYLFDKGVDKILKKVGEEASETIIAAKNKDNAELRLEVSDLIYHLLVLLQERKLPLDEILEELSARHERPRRD, from the coding sequence ATGAGCGAGGACAAGAAAGACATAGCGCAGATCCAGCAGGAGGCTTTGTCAGGTATCCGCTGGAATGAAGCCGGCCTGCTGCCGGCAGTGGTACAGGATGCCCGTACCCTGGAAGTATTAATGTTCGCCTATATGAATCCGGAGTCACTACGGCTGTCACTCGAGAGCGGCCAGACCTGGTTCTGGAGCCGTTCGCGTAGTGAGCTCTGGCATAAGGGCGGAACCTCCGGCAATACCCAGGCCATCACCTCGATCCATTACGATTGTGACAGCGATACGCTACTGGTGAAAGTTGTGCCGGAAGGACCGGCCTGCCATACGGGTGAGAACAGCTGCTTCTTCCGCGAGATTCCCCTCGATTCACCGGCAACAGCTGAAGCAGCTGGAGGTACAGTTAACTCCGCAGCAGCAGGCGATGACCGCTTTGCTGTACTGGGTGAGCTGGAGCGCGTAATTGCTGAGCGGGAAGTGAACCGTCCGGAAGGAGCGTACACTACTTATCTGTTCGATAAGGGCGTCGACAAGATTCTCAAGAAGGTCGGTGAAGAAGCCTCCGAAACCATTATCGCCGCCAAAAATAAAGATAATGCCGAGCTTCGCCTTGAAGTCAGCGATCTGATCTATCATTTACTGGTCCTGCTGCAGGAACGGAAGCTTCCGCTGGATGAGATTCTGGAAGAGCTGAGTGCCCGCCATGAACGGCCTCGCCGGGACTAG
- the hisJ gene encoding histidinol-phosphatase HisJ, translating to MRIDYHTHHERCGHAVGKLEEYVQRGIALGLQQLGLSDHLPLIHVDPEHYYPEMAMPLAELPRYVEECLTLKERYRGTIELRVGLEADYIEGYEEQIRELLAPYPWDYLIGSVHFLGEWDITDHRQTHGWEGQDVLSVYRRYYDAVQKSALSGLYDIIGHMDVIKRFGYGPQTPEGRDEARALELETLKVISGSGIAMELNASGLTKPCAEMFPAEHVLQQALALGIPLTVGSDAHDPLKLGDGLQEAREMLWRTGFRELAVFEGRRRTSVPFEV from the coding sequence ATGCGTATTGATTACCATACCCACCATGAGCGCTGCGGCCATGCCGTAGGGAAGCTTGAAGAGTATGTGCAGCGCGGCATAGCGCTCGGGCTGCAGCAGCTTGGACTGTCCGATCATCTGCCGCTTATCCATGTAGATCCGGAGCACTATTATCCCGAGATGGCTATGCCGCTTGCGGAGCTTCCGCGTTATGTAGAGGAATGTCTTACGCTGAAGGAGCGCTACCGCGGAACGATTGAGCTGCGGGTGGGGCTTGAAGCGGATTATATCGAGGGATATGAAGAGCAGATCCGCGAGCTTTTAGCACCTTATCCGTGGGACTATCTGATCGGGTCGGTGCATTTTCTCGGGGAATGGGATATTACGGACCACCGGCAGACCCATGGCTGGGAAGGCCAGGACGTGTTGAGCGTCTACCGCCGATATTATGATGCAGTACAGAAGTCGGCGTTATCGGGATTATATGATATTATAGGACATATGGATGTCATCAAAAGGTTCGGTTACGGGCCGCAGACTCCGGAAGGAAGAGACGAGGCCAGAGCACTGGAGCTGGAGACGCTTAAGGTTATATCCGGCAGCGGAATCGCGATGGAGCTGAATGCTTCGGGGCTCACTAAGCCTTGTGCCGAGATGTTCCCGGCGGAGCATGTGCTTCAGCAGGCGCTTGCGCTCGGCATTCCGCTCACCGTGGGCTCAGACGCCCATGACCCTCTGAAGCTGGGAGACGGCTTACAGGAGGCGCGGGAAATGCTGTGGCGCACGGGCTTCCGTGAACTGGCTGTGTTCGAAGGACGCCGCCGCACATCCGTTCCGTTCGAAGTATAA
- a CDS encoding ribose-phosphate diphosphokinase: MHHQLRIFSGSSNPKLAADIAERLGAPLGLIKLTRFKSGEIYVHYEESIRNCDVFLVQSLAHPINELFVELLVMIDAAKRASARTVNIIVPYYGYARQERKSAPREPISAKMVADVLTTAGATRVITIDLHAAAIQGFFNIPVDHLTALDLISGYLKIKGLSDLVVVSPDAGRASMAEKLASRLDSPFAIMIKKRPAHNESVITHVIGDVEGRTPIIIEDLIDTGTTIVNVVEGLKERGARNSIVCATHGLFSGDALERMDHPNIDEIVVTDSIALPDEHSSRFSVLSVAPMLAEATRIIIEGGSIDKLFRDAGI, from the coding sequence ATGCATCATCAATTACGTATTTTTTCCGGTTCGTCGAATCCGAAGCTGGCCGCTGATATTGCGGAGCGCCTTGGCGCACCGCTGGGCCTGATTAAGCTGACACGTTTCAAGAGCGGCGAGATTTATGTGCATTATGAAGAGAGCATCCGGAACTGCGACGTATTTTTGGTGCAATCCCTGGCTCATCCGATTAACGAGCTGTTTGTAGAGCTGCTGGTCATGATCGACGCGGCCAAACGCGCATCGGCAAGAACAGTAAATATTATCGTTCCTTATTACGGGTATGCCCGGCAGGAGCGCAAATCTGCACCGCGTGAGCCAATCTCGGCCAAAATGGTTGCCGATGTGCTGACCACTGCAGGAGCTACCCGCGTGATAACTATTGACCTGCATGCAGCGGCTATCCAGGGATTCTTCAACATTCCCGTGGATCATCTGACTGCGCTTGATCTGATCAGCGGTTATTTGAAGATCAAAGGCCTCTCCGACCTGGTAGTCGTATCACCCGACGCGGGCCGCGCCTCCATGGCTGAGAAGCTGGCCAGCCGGCTGGACTCTCCGTTTGCCATCATGATCAAGAAACGTCCGGCCCATAACGAATCGGTAATTACCCATGTCATCGGAGATGTTGAGGGAAGAACGCCGATTATTATTGAGGATCTTATTGATACGGGGACCACGATCGTCAATGTGGTAGAAGGGCTGAAGGAGCGCGGGGCCCGGAACAGCATCGTCTGTGCCACGCACGGGCTGTTCTCCGGAGACGCGCTGGAGCGGATGGATCATCCCAATATCGACGAAATTGTCGTCACGGATTCTATTGCGCTGCCGGATGAGCATTCCAGCAGATTCTCGGTGCTCTCTGTTGCACCTATGCTGGCAGAGGCCACACGCATTATCATCGAAGGCGGTTCCATAGACAAGCTATTTAGAGACGCGGGGATATAG
- a CDS encoding tetratricopeptide repeat protein encodes MIEKTSENDTDSGNVIPVTLDANFFFERAVRSLDRFQYDKALKNFRKAVEYEPDNPVNHCNMAGILSEMGNYTASNEILTHVLEKIDPAMTECHFYMANNYANMESFEEAERSLVTYLEEDASGEFMAESEELMELLQYELNRPAPLVRIRSREGVVEHDRARSLLEEGKFPQAVELLEEIIAASPDFLAAHNNLALAYFYMGRFAKAKECLNEVLKQDPGNLHALCNMAIFLQYAGDKEQLDSLLGMLEATVPFHQEHVFKMATTMGILGRHTAAYSHFRRLLKDEEVAGDAGLYHYCAAAASNSGLYTEALRCWRQAAKLDPESAVPAFFLSQLQQARGEDRPMPAVSYNYQLPFQEQLKQWKGNTGKFTEEVRNNPLLRASFFWALRYGDSSTKLQVTEALRWIEDEEMSEVLRGVLEHQPLQEDRLQEAALFSLQRLIGENLEAAAPEEEQVQAASSPKGPAEWKEDWQRIIDHTVAMMDRRYDAAQKKDAEFIWKQFIGSLYPDVPLFRNDGGWCAALEYLTARLHGRPVTFREAAQRYGVSVSMVSRYARRIDNECDTQGMLPGTDGLSPSTNNI; translated from the coding sequence ATGATTGAGAAAACTTCAGAGAATGATACGGACAGCGGTAATGTGATTCCGGTCACTCTGGATGCCAATTTTTTCTTTGAAAGAGCCGTACGGTCGCTTGACCGCTTTCAATATGATAAGGCATTAAAGAATTTTCGCAAAGCTGTTGAATATGAGCCGGATAATCCGGTGAATCATTGCAACATGGCGGGTATATTATCTGAGATGGGTAATTACACAGCATCTAATGAGATTCTGACCCATGTACTGGAGAAGATTGATCCCGCAATGACCGAATGCCATTTCTATATGGCTAATAATTACGCCAATATGGAAAGCTTTGAAGAGGCGGAGCGTTCGCTGGTCACGTATCTGGAGGAGGATGCCAGCGGCGAGTTCATGGCTGAATCCGAAGAGCTGATGGAGCTGCTGCAATATGAGCTGAACCGTCCTGCTCCGCTTGTGCGGATCCGCAGCCGTGAGGGTGTGGTCGAGCATGACCGGGCCCGCAGTCTGCTGGAGGAGGGCAAGTTTCCCCAGGCCGTAGAGCTGCTGGAAGAGATCATTGCGGCCTCACCGGACTTTCTGGCTGCGCACAATAACCTGGCCCTCGCTTATTTCTATATGGGCCGGTTTGCCAAAGCGAAGGAATGCCTGAACGAGGTGCTGAAGCAGGACCCCGGCAATCTGCATGCGCTATGCAATATGGCGATTTTCCTGCAGTATGCAGGTGACAAGGAGCAGCTGGATTCTCTGCTGGGCATGCTTGAGGCCACTGTGCCTTTTCATCAGGAGCATGTATTCAAAATGGCCACCACGATGGGTATCCTGGGCAGGCATACCGCAGCGTACAGCCACTTCCGGCGTCTGCTGAAGGATGAAGAGGTCGCCGGGGACGCCGGCCTCTATCATTACTGCGCAGCAGCGGCCAGCAACAGCGGCCTCTACACTGAAGCGCTGCGCTGCTGGAGACAGGCTGCGAAGCTGGACCCTGAGTCGGCCGTGCCGGCATTCTTCCTGTCCCAGCTCCAGCAAGCCCGTGGAGAAGACAGACCCATGCCTGCGGTCAGCTATAATTACCAATTGCCTTTCCAGGAGCAGCTCAAGCAGTGGAAGGGGAATACAGGCAAGTTCACCGAAGAAGTACGGAACAATCCGCTGCTGCGCGCCTCGTTCTTCTGGGCGCTGCGCTACGGTGATTCCTCCACGAAGCTGCAGGTGACCGAAGCGTTGCGCTGGATTGAGGATGAGGAGATGTCCGAGGTACTGCGCGGAGTTCTGGAGCATCAGCCGCTCCAGGAGGACCGGCTGCAGGAGGCGGCGCTGTTCAGCCTGCAGCGGCTGATTGGAGAGAATCTGGAAGCAGCAGCTCCTGAAGAAGAGCAGGTGCAAGCGGCTTCCAGCCCCAAGGGCCCTGCTGAATGGAAGGAAGACTGGCAGCGGATTATCGATCATACGGTGGCCATGATGGACCGGAGGTATGATGCTGCGCAGAAGAAGGATGCAGAGTTTATCTGGAAGCAGTTCATCGGCAGCCTGTATCCGGATGTACCGTTATTCCGCAATGACGGCGGCTGGTGTGCGGCACTGGAGTACCTGACTGCCAGGCTGCACGGGCGTCCGGTCACCTTCCGCGAGGCGGCACAGCGTTACGGCGTCTCGGTCTCCATGGTAAGCCGCTATGCACGGCGGATCGATAATGAATGCGACACCCAGGGCATGCTGCCGGGAACGGACGGCTTGTCGCCGTCCACCAATAATATTTGA
- the trxB gene encoding thioredoxin-disulfide reductase gives MYKTIVIGTGPAGLTAAIYLARANLSPLVIEGLQPGGQLTTTTEVENFPGFPEGILGPDLMDNMRKQAERFGAEFKNGWVESVDFSQRPFKVTVDGMGVLEAESVIISTGASARYLGIPGEQENVGRGVSTCATCDGFFFRNKKIVVVGGGDSAMEEASFLTRFASSVTLVHRRPELRASKIMQDRARDNSKVSWALNRTPLEVTVGDTGVKGITVLNNETGLTELVEADGVFVAIGHTPNTAFLGGQINTDANGYIVVNPGTTETNIPGVFACGDVQDTRYRQAISAAGTGCMAAMDAEKFLEGTMVHDWSESLDK, from the coding sequence ATGTACAAAACGATTGTAATCGGAACAGGCCCGGCCGGGCTGACTGCCGCGATTTATCTGGCGCGTGCGAACCTGAGCCCGCTCGTAATTGAAGGCTTGCAGCCGGGAGGACAGCTGACAACGACGACAGAAGTGGAGAACTTTCCAGGCTTCCCTGAAGGAATTCTGGGTCCTGATCTGATGGACAACATGCGTAAGCAGGCCGAACGCTTCGGCGCTGAATTCAAGAATGGCTGGGTAGAGTCGGTGGACTTCTCGCAGCGTCCGTTCAAGGTGACTGTAGACGGAATGGGTGTGCTGGAAGCGGAGTCGGTCATTATTTCGACCGGCGCCTCCGCCAGATACCTGGGTATCCCGGGTGAGCAGGAGAATGTAGGACGCGGGGTCAGCACCTGTGCGACCTGTGATGGATTCTTTTTCCGTAACAAAAAAATTGTCGTGGTCGGCGGCGGCGACTCTGCGATGGAGGAAGCCAGCTTCCTGACCCGCTTTGCTTCCAGCGTAACGCTGGTTCACCGCCGTCCGGAGCTGCGTGCTTCGAAGATCATGCAGGACCGCGCGCGCGACAACAGCAAGGTGTCATGGGCACTGAACCGCACGCCGCTGGAGGTAACCGTTGGTGATACCGGGGTTAAGGGCATCACCGTCCTTAACAATGAGACGGGACTTACGGAGCTGGTGGAAGCGGATGGTGTATTTGTCGCTATCGGACATACACCGAATACCGCTTTCTTAGGCGGGCAGATTAACACCGATGCCAATGGCTATATAGTGGTTAATCCGGGCACCACAGAGACGAATATTCCCGGTGTATTCGCTTGCGGCGACGTGCAGGATACGCGTTACCGTCAAGCTATATCGGCAGCCGGAACCGGCTGTATGGCCGCCATGGATGCCGAGAAGTTCCTGGAAGGCACGATGGTGCATGACTGGAGCGAATCGCTCGATAAATAA